Within Topomyia yanbarensis strain Yona2022 chromosome 2, ASM3024719v1, whole genome shotgun sequence, the genomic segment aaaatttccaatcAGAAatataattgggtcattaagacATGCTATTTTCGACTTTTTCTGATGCAGCTGACGTTAAAGATACGTAATCGGTCTAGCAatccaactttttttttcgcttttttatacgcaaaatagcaaataaaaataattaaaaaattgaattattacgaCCACACCTTCGATTGCACTATCTTGATCCCTATCCTTTTGCTGGGATAACTGTAAAAAATGCTAACCCGTGTAGCTAAATTTACTATCAAGGAAGAGCGATAGTGTCAAACGTGCAcatgtttacattttcgtagaaaatcaattaaaaattattcaGAGGTTTTCAAggttgaacatatatattatatttataAAGATGAGCTCTAtcgatttatgaaaaaaaagaagaatattttattcttcatttaggTACTCAATATTGACGGTCGTTTTGGCATATAAAAGCTGAATGCAAAGCACCTGATATAATAGTTGTCACCTTTCCATTTCGATATCTTGGGATGACAGAAgcaacccactgagacgtccaaaaaattgtttcaaaattgttcaacacgggtccaacgatggacattTGTTTAAAGggtatttggacgttgtccaaattggtccaacgaacgtcctttattggacgattttgaaaccaaccgttcttagagggaaaaTGCAGGGGTGTTTCAACCGGTTTCACATGATAGGGTACTGTCGGTACTGTGGGCTATATAATCCACTTGAAATTATCTGTATAAGTATAATGGATCCATGGCATCACTGTTGAATGTTCGGGAAAAATCGGGCGCTTTCTAACATGACGGATAAAGTATGATATGCACAGTAAACATAAGCACAATGTTTTCATTTCATTAGTATCGCATGGATTGCAAAGCGTTTTGTATCTTGTTCAAATCAGTGGTGTATTTATTTGAAATAAAGAAGGTACCTGTAGTGAACATTAATAACAGCGTGTATTACTACCGTATAACAAACGAAGCAAAAAAGGTTTGAGCACTGCTTTATAGAAAATGGCAAGTGGAGGAAACAATCCCGAACGACCCCGGCAGCCCCGGAATTTGCAGGTAAGTGTTTCATTTATAAAGCTTAAACTCGTTAATCTTTGGTGTTTATGTTCATAATAGGGTCTTCTTAAATTCGCCATGGAAGCAACCGAAGCGGAAGATGCCCCTCATCCACCTCAGTTAGAACCTATGGATGAAGAACGTCGCCGATTTCTAGAAGAGGCTCTAAAATCCCTCACTGTAGATGTGGTACAAGAAATTGAAAAAGCTATGCGAACGTTACTGGACACAGCCAGTGCCGAAGAAGACAAAGCAGAAGCAATAGAAACAATCATTGACTTTGTACAGGACATCGATGCTGCCAATGGTGAGTTTATCTCAATTGAAAATTAGATCATCTCAGCTGAAGGCAAAAAGCAACAGCAGATTAGTGATACTATCCTGTAACAAATAGGTTCGTAATTTGGTAACCTTTGGTTTTGTCTATCGTCTAAACTGTGCTTCGATAGTCTTTCCTAATTTGAAAGATGGTATCGCGGTCTTTAATATAGAGTAGAATATTGTGATCTTTTGCATTCACTGTAATAAAACCATATTTTCAGACTTCTTCAAAGTTGGCGGATCATCGATCATTCAACCCGGTCTAGATTCACAAAATGTGGAAGTCTGCACTGGAACTTTGCGTCTGGTAGCGGAACTTGCTCAAAACAATCCATTTTGTCAACAACGCCTACTTGAGGCCAACGTCCTTCCTCGCTTAATAGAACTGCTCTCCGGCGAAGCATCGGTGGCTAGTCAAGCAATGCATGCCGTATCTTGCATGGTTCGTCATTACGAACCCTGTTTGGCCGCTTTCATCGCTATTGGCGGGCTTGAGTGTATACTTGGATGCATTCAAACAGACAACGAGAAGCTACGAATCAAATCGTCCTTTCTTATGTCCAACCTGTGCACTGAGTTTGCTGCTGTGAGGGATGAGTTTATTAAACTGAATGCGGTGGAGCGTGTGGCAGCTTCAATTCGGCCTTCCAAAGATTACGAACCAAAATTGGAAACTGCACTGTCCACGCTTTGCGTTCTGACGGAGAACGAAGAAGCAGTTCGGCGATGTCAGAATGCGAGTCTGAAGTTGAAATCTAAGCTGGAGTCGGTACAGAAACTCAACAATGGGAAAGAGGAATGCCAAGTGAGTAATATTTTTGTACATTCAAGAATCTTACTAATTTGAACCTCATTCACAGGAGCAAATTGAGTATTCTAATATACTTTTGAAGCGATGTTTTGCTGACGATAATGGCGGAACGGATCGTTGACTTGTTATCTGAGATTAAATTGGTTTTGATTTATTTGTGACAATTacaatcatttttattgaatgGATAGATGACATCCGCCAATAACTGGGGTCCTACTCCAATGCTACTATAAAAACAGAAGCCTACTCAAATTCTACTGACTTTCTAGCTTCTATTTCcagtatatttatatttatttgtaGAACCCAAAGAAGTCAATCGTGATTACTTTTTAGTTAGTTACTGCTAGAAATGTTCGAGAATTgataaaaatgtagctttcagCGTATTTTTCGTAAGCCGATAGTCCAGTGAGGTAGCAATAGCGCGCTGAGCGACAAGTACTGCTTTTCGGAAGGGAGTCGCAGAAAATATTAGATATTAGTAGTTTAACATCAAATGCGGACTTTTAAAATTCAGTGGTTCGCGAATTGTACAGCAAACGGCTCTGACAGACAGGAAGTCCGAGATAGTAGTACAAGTAGCATAATAACAATTATGTGCCATATAAAGAGATTGGAAGGGTAAAGAGCCGCCATGTTCCATTTGTAATTCCAATCGTGCTATAGACGCTTAAAGCTGAATTCGAATTCCAAACATGGAGTCCCTTTGTaattctagtctctttagtgTCATACGCAATATACAATAAATCTTGAATTATGCTTCTTAAGCCTTTGTTATCAAGTGTAAAAATCGGACACGGATACAGTATGAGATTTGGTTCAAAAGTTTTCACTGGTAAGCTGCCGTTGCACGCATAGTTGTGTCATGTTAATAGAACATGGGGAAAATTtgattaaataataaataaactattgattTAAATGAAGAAGAGTACTTTGTATGAACCGGAGATATGAACCTTTATTCTTAgttacgacgaatgcgagattcgttcgaaagcgatTCGAACGAATGGTAAGTCCATTTGATTTTACTGTCGTAAACGGGACTACAAACCACTTTCGATCGAAtatcgcattcgtcgtaaacaagaataagagtGATTTTTGAATggtttttatactgaaggttttattaacccttaaatgcatcaAACTCATTTTTCATTGGTACTCATTTTTCGGTATGAATGCTTTATTTACCTCTTTTTGAGGCTTTATATCacagtatgcatttaagggttaaacgaCTACAATATCGAAAAGCTCTTGTCCGACTTTTTCACCTGAATTTTATGGGGTAATTAGGCTACTTGGGCACTATTAGAGGGGGGGGGgcactagggtgtcccaaaatgacatcatgttaaaaatgcCATCTGGATCACCTCTTAAATGAAAGATTTGGGTATTAGGACTACTTTCTTCtccggagtgaatttgctaaaacgctccctactggtggcgacttttgattttttgaaaaatgtgttgattttgggtaaaatttcaaatttttgcctgttgaagtgctcctgaagtTCAGGACCTGAACTGTCTTGGATTTTTCAGCATTTCTACATttattacaaaagaaatgtatagaatccgctcaaactttgaaaactttttccgaggcccggaggaccgataCTCATATATCAATCGAATCAGCTCGACAAATTAGGAcaatgtatgtatatgtgtatgtatgtatgtacactaAAGTCATGTAATACAAATGAAACGCCTAACGTGAcagtttgacactattatttttgtttttcgatatgttgctTATTTATTTCTGAGATGTGGGTGATCTGCCAAAACAAAACGTGTTTTAAGCGAACAAAGCGATCATATTGCGCAAGCTAGATAGAaatgaaaatacctttctaacaagctatcaagattgtcaaaaatcaaatattaaacattttgtatttttattccgcGCTTACCAATTTAAACCAACTAAACATGAGACCgttacatacagagtattgctaaCTTAAacagattttgaatatcggggcaTGGAAATACAtatacgtgattcaaggaattcggtTCTGAAAACATTTTGTAAACTACCtcaataatatttaaaatatttctcaaaaattaatatgcaattttcttcaaaaacaaaataatgtgtgAGCTGACTTCATAGTgaatttttttctagagttcatgtatttatctcttggattaggcgttgcgttcaatcgtgaGGTAGATGTTGGAGGGTATATCAATTCATAGATCATCTAGTAATCcatctagtagtgagataaaaaatttctcatatatttaCTTGTAGCAaccgagagcaactgtatttttgaatcccaaaattcTACTGAAAATTTGtcctcttttgcaagattttggTTATACAGGACATGgtgtaaaaatcaaaaattgtaaaatgttTGTGTTACGAGAAAACTTTAACTATTTTCCAATGTTCACACCCTCAAGATGAAATGAGTATCCCTCCGAAACGTCGAACTATGGATAAGCCGGCgaccaaaaattgaaaactacatcaactccaatttaattccgagcttttatatacactataattaaggaaattcatggctatctaGAAAAAGATTtaacttaactgggtaatatggatgtttgaagatgaaaattttgagaagagacattccacgtgcgtttTATTGtgttatttaaactattcgtatctcaactgaattttgaatgaaacatgctTTTctaatatgtcatgtgaaaagtaataacatctttttgcctttctcatatagaaaggttatgcaatcactctaaaaatcgtcaacctaatcccggcctggagggccgagtgtcatatgccattcgactcagttcgtcgagatcggaaaatgcctgtgtgtgtatgtgtgtatgtggaaaaaaaatgtcacctctgtttctcagagatagctggaccgatttgcacaaactgagactaagtttgaaaggtacagccttcccatcggctgttattgtactttttatcgattggacttccagttccgtagttacgggttgaagagtgtcaccacacagcaaattcacatataaactgaaatgaaaaattcttaaaggggggagtaagggaaaatttcaaaatcgaatttgcatgttatgggccttacgaaaaactaattgttgttgatggagaaacgcgaataacttctgaaaaggtcgtaataaaacaaaataattgtgttgttaaaacaaaatttaaaatatttcgagaactaccacattccagaaaatttttgttataagaattttgatttaaaatagcgttcagaatcatattcaaaaataaaatgctacttttgactgcaaatagtatgaattataataatttctcaaaagttgttgttaggaaagttttttttatttaaagcttttccatgatccaaatacactgaaaaagcttcttttatgtcgttaaaaagataaacattagacttttgaaattttatgatgGAGTAACGCGTATAACAtttaaaaaggacataattacatgaattaattgtcTTTGTTacagcaaaattccaaatatctcgacaactatcgcattttggaagatatttgttaaatgcattttgatgtaaaatgatacttagaattatattctgtaataaaattacagttttgtatgtcaattagtatgaaatttaaaaacatgtataaagttattgttagaaaaacttttttaccgataagttctccatcatgcaatcacattcaaaatgtttcttttctctttaggtttttgttgacaaaatataaaaaattagagaaaatgggttttttgcaatttgaatttttatcataaattttgttgtgaaaaatgacacaattttttttcagtgtatattttttttcgtgcagaagtatttaTTATCTGTacctcgttctcagatagttttactgtataaaatagagtaattgatcaaaaacaaaattgaaattattgcacgtagaaacgtctacccccttttaaaaaattgcgctttagtcaaaataatcttattaactgtggaaaatttttagtcttccatgccggttaaacctgtaaagtttcatcagaatctaagttggtcggtcacgattttagagattttcggacggatcttcgagGAATTCctattcaaaaatggttttttttctatGAATTCTATTCGTTTTTTCCAGTTCTTACAtgttttcagtttcttcattttaataatctaatttttcaaatgcatttatttcattcatattatttatttaacaCGATATATTGTTTTGATtagtttataactttttaagatcGCTTATCAATTCTTTtttttctgctcattttcttcttttttattcattttatcaattttattcgtttgtatattcattcattttattcaatacacttatttttttaattggtattattcttttcattcattccaatcattttattccttttatccatttcattcatttgattcatttggttaatttgattcatttgagtcatttggttcatttgattcatttgattcatttgattcatttgattcatttgattcatttgattcttttgattcttttgattcttttgaatcattttattaatttgattcatttgattcatttgattcatttgattcatttgattcatttgattcatttgattcatttgattcatatgattcatttgattcatttgattcatttggttcattggatccatttgattcttttgattcatttgattcatttgattcatttgattcatttgattcatttgattcatttgatccatttgattcatttgattcactggattcattcgattcattgtattcattagatttatttgattcattggattcatttgatttatttgatttatttgattcatttgatttatttgattcatttgattcatttgattcatttgatttatttgattcatttgattcatttgattcattggattcattggatccatttgattcattggattcattggatttatttgattcattggattcatttgattcatttgatttatttgatttttttgattcatttgattcatttgattcatttgattcatttgattcatttgattcatttgattcatttgattcatttgattcatttgattcatttgattcatttgattcatttgattcatttgattcatttgattcatttgattcatttgattcatttgattcatttgattcatttgattcatttgattcatttgattcatttgattcatttgattcatttgattcatttgattcatttgattcatttgattcatttgattcatttgattcatttgattcatttgattcatttgattcatttgattcatttgattcatttgattcatttgattcatttgattcatttgattcatttgattcatttgattaatttgattaatttgattaatttgattcatttgattcattggattcattggattcatttgattcattggatttatttgattcattggattcatttgatttatttgattcatttgattcatttgatttatttgatttatttgattcatttgattcatttgattcatttgattcatttgattcatttgattcatttgattcatttgattcatttgattcatttgattcatttgattcatttgattcatttgattcatttgattcatttgattcatttgattcatttgattcatttgattcatttgattcatttgattcatttgattcatttgattcatttgattcatttgattcgtttgattcgtttgattcatttgattcatttgattcatttgattcatttgattcatttgattcatttgattcatttgattcatttgattcatttgattcatttgattcatttgatgcatttgattaatttgaatcatttgattcattttgattcatttgattcatttgattcatttgattcatttgattcatttgattcatttgattcatttgattcatttgattcatttgatttatttgattcatttgattcatttgattcatttgattcatttgattcattggatttatttgattcattggattcatttgatttatttgattcatttgatttatttgattcatttgattcatttgattcatttgattcatttgattcatttgattcatttgattcatttgattcatttgattcatttgattcatttgattcatttgattcatttgattcatttgattcatttgattcatttgattctttgattcatttgattcatttgattcatttgattcatttgattcatttgattaatttgattcatttgattcatttgattcatttgattcatttgattaatttgattcatttgattcatttgatcaatttgattaattttatttattttcttcatttctttaactttattcatttcatgatcATTCATTCcaattattcatttcattcaatttgttagtttgagtcaacttaatttattcaatttattttataactattttcaaatattgcccaatttttcatttaattagctaatataatttgatttatatattctattaatttgatttatattaaccattttactcattttatgaatttaaaaaccttctggttttctttttttattttgttcgttttattgattttctatattttattcagtttaatCGAGGCTTTATTTGTGCAGGACAAgaaactgcaaactaatgaacgaGTTCtgtaaactaatgaatgatccaatagtgatatgtgtaagacatgtctcatctcactgataagtggattaagttggttttttttaatatgtatCACAAAAACCTTTTCTCATATTTCTTATTCGTGTAAAGAAGAGTTCTTGAACAATTTTAGCTTTCTCATATGGAAAGGTTATGCAGTTAAAGGTGTGCgctgcgccgccgatttcagggaAAAATCGGCGGCACGCCGGCGTCACGccgatgtgcttactatttttacatgcaatcgtcggcgcggcgcggcggcgtggcgcacacctctcaattgagcgaccgaaaatataAATCGCATTaatagaacatgcttcgcaaaatccgtttcaaacatattagaatTTAACAATCgtaaataaacttcaagcataaaaatcggccAGCAATCCTTCAGTATAAGAATGGCTTAAAAAGTTCCtacccgtaaaactcggcaaggatgaacttTCAGTATAAAtcgctcgtaggagcatccgtTTTTCattatgttcaagattaaaagtcggctaacaaaaactactttataagaatcggatatatttttctgattttttactgaaggttttatttacccgactcttacaaaggaaagtcccagtccgatttttatacttgaagtttatttccggtttttatattctaatatatatGGGACGAGTTCTACGAAGCATCTTGTTTCCtagcgacttttattttcgggcGCTCCAATTGGAACTACACTTGCATGAGGCAGCAACAAGGGAAAGCTAGATGTCTGCATTGCACTGCTACAGCATGGCGCAGATCCTAACCTAAGGAATCCggaaaataaaattcaactgGATTTGGCGTAAGCCCCGTGCTGACCGGTGAGTACGGAAAGTATGAACTACTGGCTGCGGCTCGATCCGACTCGTAAGAGCGTCTGTTGGAACTGAGGACACAGCTGAATGTGAATTGTCATGCGAGTGATGAGGGCAAATCCACCCGACTTGGTCTGGCTGCCGGTTATAATCGTGCACGGATCGTACAGATTATGCTGCAACATAGTATCGACGTTCGTGTCAACAACAAATGCGGCTTGTTCCCTTGCACAATGCCTATTCTTATGATCACTTTGAAATGACCGAACTATTAATCGAAAATGGTGATTgactcatttgaaataaaaattgattttttcacgaaaattccgtcattttgtgagaaaaaccttaattgaaaaattattgaaaactcatcGTAGgcttaggtattttttacatagaatgtgtatgcaaagtttgaaataatcggataagtagtttttgaatggcagctaacaccgcaaatcgtgtttttaccAGATACGTtcaacaaaaagcttcgtcaccgagtcactTGTCGATagttttatatagaaaagtaacagaatgttattgaaatgatacattataatgtacaaaagtttttatcaatttgctgcacccaaatttctaaaaaaatcgccaaaaaagtgttttttccacACTGAAACCCCCTAAAAATTTGCAATTTGgttccattttcttcatttttcctGTCCCTAATTATTTCCGTTCGGAATTatgtttcctttttttattttgtccgtttcctaatttatttttcattttgttcagtttttctattactttttcaattttctttcatTTATTCTGCACTGCTACGTTATTAGTCACCGTCACCAACGAAATAAATGTTGTCGACATCCAGGAAATCTGGATCGGCGAGAAGTCGAAAGCCGCAAATAGCGGTAAgtcaaaaaacgaaaatatcaaGTACATCGAATACATAGTGAAAGCTCACAAGTATACAACTAGTTAAGTGAAGCCGTTAATTGGAACACGTGGTGGCATGTATTCCAGAGAGGTGAACAAAAAAGGTTGCAGCAAAGCTGCCGGATTAAGAAGATAAAAAGCTACCAACATGTGGATAGCAGAATGATGCAGTCGAACTAAACCACAATTTGTACTAAGGTACAGGTATCTACTTCTGGCCTGAGTGATGACACTGCACTGATTTTATAACGACTGTTACGTGTAATAATTAGCTTTTGTTCATAAACATGACTTATTTCGCATCAAACTATGTCGAAATTTTTATCTAGTTCTACATGGCCCATGCAGACAGATACGTTACTAGATGGGAttaaatcataaaataaatcaaataaaggTTACATATAAATAGACAAAACAACTACCATTGCATAAAGGCGGTAATTGTTACATTTCTCGTATCTGCATATATAGAGTCCGACAAAAGTCCCCCTGTTGTTCGTACGATGGAGTGTAGAGTAAAGGATAAATATGATTGTACATTATACATACAGCTGTAACTTTTGATCCGAAAGTAGGTCGAGCAGTTGGTTGAATTTTGTTACAGCAGTCCGGATGGTTTGGctttacatattcaaatacctaCAGTAGGCGGTTAAAAATAATGGAACTATAGCTTCAATTAAGAACCCTGTTTAACCGGAAGAGAAAGATCTAcagcgatgatttttttctcaaaTTGTGGGTATGTTCCTTGTTTATAAACGAACTCTCACTATCTAGCAGTGAGATGGACAGTTGCTGGTTATTAGCTCGGTACTGAAGTGTTCGTGTTCGAATTCATTGTATTATACACTTGGTGTAATAAAAGtctatatgggtcattccacgttaGATTcgcaaccaaaattttaattcgGTCCAAAATTTGTTTCTTGAAttatttagctaaaaataattaactGATAATTCTAACTACTAgatgcatggaaaaaaataaataaaaaaaggtgcgtgagcttaccgaaaaaaaatatttttttgttgagTAACTTATGTAATctgcaaattgaattttttttaaaatgaatcagttttttacttattttttgctttaaatattaagaatcatgttaaaaagattgagAAAACATTCGGGAGTGGATCTCAAATTACTTTGAAAGATATTAcgattataaacttaaaacaagaaaattttaCGCTGAACCCCCAGAAACAGGCCTGttttaattgtaatatctcgtaAAGCCTCGTCCATTCTGAAATTGCTGCCCAATCGtctcaatataatttcaaagattttttggtttaactttaaaatgaaattatttgctTCTAAGATTTGTAGAATACTCAAGTTATATATTACAATAGCACATACAAATTTTCCAGCGAGCTAATGCAAAAACG encodes:
- the LOC131681747 gene encoding hsp70-binding protein 1, with the protein product MASGGNNPERPRQPRNLQGLLKFAMEATEAEDAPHPPQLEPMDEERRRFLEEALKSLTVDVVQEIEKAMRTLLDTASAEEDKAEAIETIIDFVQDIDAANDFFKVGGSSIIQPGLDSQNVEVCTGTLRLVAELAQNNPFCQQRLLEANVLPRLIELLSGEASVASQAMHAVSCMVRHYEPCLAAFIAIGGLECILGCIQTDNEKLRIKSSFLMSNLCTEFAAVRDEFIKLNAVERVAASIRPSKDYEPKLETALSTLCVLTENEEAVRRCQNASLKLKSKLESVQKLNNGKEECQEQIEYSNILLKRCFADDNGGTDR